From Solwaraspora sp. WMMD1047, the proteins below share one genomic window:
- the rpsC gene encoding 30S ribosomal protein S3 — MGQKVHPHGFRLGISTDWKSRWFADKLYKDYIGEDVKIRRMMSKGLERAGISKVDIERTRDRVRVDIHTARPGIVIGRKGAEADRIRGELEKLTGKQVQLNILEVKSPESDAQLVAQGVAEQLSSRVSFRRAMRKAMQSAMKNPIVKGIRVQVSGRLGGAEMSRTEFYREGRVPLHTLRANIEYGFFEARTTFGRIGVKVWIYKGDAVPGRETPADTGPARPRRERGDRPERPRRGRSGSSGTTAGGTEAGRAAAAGISSGPADAPTETAAPAAAAPANQASPAAPAPAADAAGTDSSAQEG, encoded by the coding sequence ATGGGGCAGAAGGTTCACCCGCACGGGTTCCGGCTCGGCATCTCGACCGATTGGAAGTCGCGCTGGTTCGCGGACAAGCTCTACAAGGACTACATCGGCGAGGACGTCAAGATCCGCCGGATGATGTCCAAGGGGCTGGAGCGGGCCGGCATCTCCAAGGTCGACATCGAGCGGACCCGGGACCGGGTCCGGGTCGACATCCACACCGCCCGGCCGGGCATCGTGATCGGCCGTAAGGGTGCGGAGGCCGACCGGATCCGCGGCGAGCTGGAGAAGCTGACCGGCAAGCAGGTGCAGCTCAACATCCTCGAGGTGAAGAGCCCCGAGTCGGACGCCCAGCTCGTCGCCCAGGGCGTGGCCGAGCAGCTCTCCAGCCGGGTCAGCTTCCGGCGGGCGATGCGTAAGGCCATGCAGTCGGCGATGAAGAACCCGATCGTCAAGGGCATCCGGGTGCAGGTCTCCGGCCGCCTCGGCGGCGCCGAGATGAGCCGTACCGAGTTCTACCGCGAGGGTCGCGTTCCGCTGCACACGCTGCGGGCCAACATCGAGTACGGCTTCTTCGAGGCGCGTACCACGTTCGGCCGGATCGGCGTGAAGGTGTGGATCTACAAGGGTGACGCCGTACCCGGTCGGGAGACCCCGGCCGACACGGGCCCGGCCCGGCCGCGTCGCGAGCGGGGCGACCGTCCGGAGCGTCCGCGTCGTGGTCGGTCCGGTTCGTCGGGCACCACGGCCGGCGGCACCGAGGCCGGTCGGGCCGCGGCGGCGGGGATCTCCAGCGGCCCGGCCGACGCCCCCACCGAGACCGCCGCGCCGGCCGCTGCCGCGCCGGCGAACCAGGCCAGTCCGGCCGCGCCCGCCCCCGCGGCGGACGCCGCCGGTACGGACAGCTCAGCGCAGGAGGGCTGA
- the rplB gene encoding 50S ribosomal protein L2: protein MAIRKYKPTTPGRRGSSVADFAEITRSTPEKSLLAPLPKKGGRNAHGRITTRHHGGGHKRQYRLIDFKRVDKDGVPAKVAHIEYDPNRTARIALLHYADGEKRYILAPKDLKQGDAVESGPSADIKPGNNLPLRNIPVGSTIHGVELRPGGGAKLARSAGVGIQLLGREGAYATLRMPSGEIRRVDVRCRATIGEIGNADQSNINWGKAGRMRWKGKRPTVRGVAMNPVDHPHGGGEGKTSGGRHPVNPQGKPEGRTRRKGQPSDRLIVRRRYATRKRG from the coding sequence ATGGCTATCCGTAAGTACAAGCCGACGACGCCGGGCCGCCGTGGCTCCAGCGTCGCCGACTTCGCCGAGATCACCCGGTCGACGCCGGAGAAGTCGCTGCTGGCTCCGCTGCCGAAGAAGGGCGGGCGCAACGCGCACGGCCGGATCACCACGCGGCACCACGGCGGCGGGCACAAGCGCCAGTACCGTCTGATCGACTTCAAGCGGGTCGACAAGGACGGCGTACCGGCGAAGGTCGCCCACATCGAGTACGACCCGAACCGCACCGCGCGGATCGCACTGCTGCACTACGCCGACGGCGAGAAGCGCTACATCCTCGCGCCGAAGGACCTCAAGCAGGGCGACGCGGTCGAGTCCGGGCCGAGCGCGGACATCAAGCCGGGCAACAACCTGCCGCTGCGCAACATCCCGGTCGGTTCCACGATCCACGGGGTGGAGCTGCGGCCGGGGGGCGGCGCCAAGCTGGCCCGCTCGGCCGGCGTCGGCATCCAGCTGCTCGGCCGGGAGGGCGCGTACGCCACGCTGCGGATGCCGTCCGGCGAGATCCGGCGGGTCGACGTGCGGTGCCGGGCCACCATCGGTGAGATCGGCAACGCCGACCAGTCAAACATCAACTGGGGCAAGGCCGGCCGGATGCGGTGGAAGGGCAAGCGCCCGACCGTCCGCGGCGTGGCCATGAACCCGGTCGACCACCCGCACGGTGGTGGTGAGGGTAAGACCTCCGGTGGTCGCCACCCGGTCAACCCGCAGGGTAAGCCCGAGGGGCGGACCCGTCGTAAGGGCCAGCCGAGTGACCGGCTGATCGTGCGCCGCCGCTACGCCACGCGTAAGCGCGGCTGA
- the rplV gene encoding 50S ribosomal protein L22, with the protein MPVKGDAPVLPGARAIARHVRISPTKARRVVNLVRGLPAKEALTVLQFAPQAASEQVYKVLASAIANAENNERLDPDALLVAEAFVDEGPTMKRFRPRAQGRAYRIRKRTCHITVVVEAVAPATQPRKAAAKKASPAKKAAAPADAKASEATASDAKASEATESDATATETPDAAETDTQSKSKTEGAE; encoded by the coding sequence ATGCCAGTAAAGGGCGACGCTCCGGTGCTTCCGGGCGCGCGGGCGATTGCGCGACACGTGCGCATCTCGCCGACCAAGGCGCGCCGGGTGGTCAACCTCGTCCGCGGTCTGCCCGCGAAGGAGGCGCTCACGGTGCTGCAGTTCGCGCCGCAGGCGGCGAGCGAGCAGGTCTACAAGGTGCTCGCCAGCGCGATCGCCAACGCGGAGAACAACGAGCGGCTGGACCCCGACGCGTTGCTCGTCGCCGAGGCGTTCGTCGACGAGGGCCCGACGATGAAGCGGTTCCGGCCGCGGGCGCAGGGCCGGGCGTACCGGATCCGCAAGCGCACCTGCCACATCACCGTGGTGGTGGAGGCCGTCGCGCCGGCCACGCAGCCGCGCAAGGCGGCCGCCAAGAAGGCGTCGCCGGCCAAGAAGGCCGCCGCGCCGGCGGACGCCAAGGCGTCGGAGGCCACCGCGTCGGACGCGAAGGCGTCGGAGGCGACCGAGTCGGACGCCACGGCGACCGAGACGCCCGACGCCGCCGAGACCGACACGCAGAGCAAGAGCAAGACGGAGGGTGCCGAGTAA
- the rplP gene encoding 50S ribosomal protein L16: MLMPRKPPKGFRKPHHPDRSGASKGGNRVVFGEFGIQALEPAYVTNRQIESARIAMTRHIKRGGKVWITIFPDQALTKKPAETRMGSGKGSPEWWVANVKPGRVLFEMSFPNEQIAREAMRRAIHKLPMKCRIVTREVGES, translated from the coding sequence ATGCTGATGCCGCGCAAGCCCCCGAAGGGCTTCCGCAAGCCGCACCACCCCGACCGCAGTGGCGCGTCGAAGGGCGGTAACCGGGTGGTGTTCGGCGAGTTCGGAATCCAGGCGCTTGAGCCCGCGTACGTGACGAACCGGCAGATCGAGTCGGCGCGTATCGCGATGACCCGGCACATCAAGCGTGGTGGCAAGGTCTGGATCACGATCTTCCCGGACCAGGCCCTCACCAAGAAGCCGGCCGAGACCCGGATGGGTTCCGGCAAGGGCTCACCGGAATGGTGGGTCGCGAACGTCAAGCCGGGGCGGGTGCTCTTCGAGATGTCCTTCCCCAACGAGCAGATCGCGCGTGAGGCGATGCGCCGCGCGATCCACAAGCTCCCGATGAAATGCCGCATTGTGACGCGCGAAGTGGGTGAAAGCTGA
- the rpsS gene encoding 30S ribosomal protein S19, whose translation MPRSLKKGPFIDDHLLKKVETQNDKGSKNVIKTWSRRSTIIPEMLGHTIAVHDGRKHVPVFVTEAMVGHKLGEFALTRTFKGHEKDDRKSRRR comes from the coding sequence ATGCCTCGTAGCCTGAAGAAGGGCCCGTTCATCGACGACCACCTGCTCAAGAAGGTGGAGACGCAGAACGACAAGGGCTCGAAGAACGTGATCAAGACCTGGTCGCGGCGCTCGACGATCATCCCGGAGATGCTCGGGCACACGATCGCGGTGCACGACGGACGCAAGCACGTCCCGGTGTTCGTCACCGAGGCGATGGTCGGGCACAAGCTCGGCGAGTTCGCGCTGACCCGCACCTTCAAGGGTCACGAGAAGGACGATCGGAAGAGCCGCCGCCGCTAG
- the rpmC gene encoding 50S ribosomal protein L29: MAAGVAASELRELSEEELVTKLREAKAELFNLRVQAATGQLDNNRRLQVIRREIARIYTIMRERELGLSAAPTEVTA, encoded by the coding sequence ATGGCGGCGGGCGTTGCCGCCTCCGAGCTGCGTGAGCTCTCCGAGGAGGAGCTGGTCACGAAGCTGCGGGAGGCCAAGGCGGAGCTGTTCAACCTCCGCGTGCAGGCCGCGACCGGCCAGCTCGACAACAACCGTCGGCTGCAGGTCATCCGTCGGGAGATCGCCCGGATCTACACGATCATGCGTGAGCGTGAGCTGGGGCTCTCGGCCGCGCCGACTGAGGTGACTGCGTGA